The following coding sequences are from one Sulfurospirillum tamanense window:
- a CDS encoding glycosyltransferase family 2 protein: protein MKETLWPIYTVVVTYNRSALLKECIDALLAQTYPTHVVVVDNASTDNTQAIVETYENNPLFTSLCLKENLGGAGGFFEGMRHAQAQGAQYVWLMDDDAEPETNALALLVAAIEKAPHYAAYAPQVRIGTLENHHLSTFGHRGAFDYQRTLPAFQQRLPLEAFECDTYEIDMASFVGILVPRSSFEAIGLPKKEFFIHHDDTEYSLRLATLGKILLINEAKIYHKEERQEEKIERKLLGWHKKRVRFERLWLKFFGLRNAIWLAKTYSKSPWVYWEIARLYGELVKDILLYDDHKWLRLKFATHSVADGLLGRFDNTKAKRLLHG from the coding sequence GTGAAAGAGACGCTTTGGCCCATTTATACAGTCGTTGTAACCTACAACCGCAGTGCTCTACTTAAAGAATGCATCGATGCGCTGCTTGCGCAAACCTACCCCACCCATGTGGTTGTAGTGGACAATGCTTCAACAGACAACACGCAAGCCATTGTTGAAACCTATGAAAACAACCCGCTTTTTACCTCCCTTTGCCTCAAAGAAAACCTAGGCGGAGCGGGGGGCTTCTTTGAAGGAATGCGGCATGCGCAAGCGCAAGGAGCTCAGTATGTGTGGCTCATGGACGATGACGCCGAGCCCGAAACAAACGCACTTGCGCTACTTGTTGCTGCCATTGAAAAAGCGCCCCATTACGCGGCATATGCTCCACAGGTGCGCATTGGGACCCTAGAAAACCACCACCTTTCCACTTTTGGCCACCGAGGTGCGTTTGACTACCAACGCACCCTGCCTGCCTTTCAACAGCGCCTCCCTCTGGAGGCATTTGAGTGCGATACGTACGAAATAGACATGGCTTCTTTCGTGGGTATTTTGGTGCCGCGCTCCTCCTTTGAAGCCATTGGATTGCCCAAAAAAGAGTTTTTTATCCACCATGATGACACAGAATACAGCTTGCGTCTTGCAACACTGGGAAAGATTTTACTCATCAATGAAGCCAAAATTTACCACAAAGAAGAGCGCCAAGAGGAAAAGATAGAGCGCAAGCTACTGGGATGGCACAAAAAACGGGTGCGCTTCGAGCGCCTGTGGTTGAAGTTTTTTGGTTTGCGCAACGCCATCTGGCTTGCCAAGACGTACAGTAAAAGCCCTTGGGTGTACTGGGAGATTGCACGGCTTTATGGAGAACTTGTCAAAGATATCCTTCTTTACGATGACCACAAATGGCTCCGCTTAAAGTTTGCGACGCACTCTGTGGCTGATGGGCTCCTAGGCCGCTTTGACAACACCAAAGCCAAAAGGCTTTTGCATGGCTGA
- the glf gene encoding UDP-galactopyranose mutase — MADVIIAGAGLAGSVSARVLAEKGAHVLVLEERSHIGGNCYDVLSPEGIRVHQYGPHLFHTSNEDVWDFLSRFTQWTPYEHKVKAHINGVNAPLPFNFNSLRVLFPPQEAQKFIDALLGHYAPNTKVAILELKQHPNPLLQKLADFVYEKVFVGYTAKQWGIRPEELDGAVTARVPVFVGEDDRYFNDTFQAVPKEGYAKLFENLLNHPNITLKLATPFVFDPASSMRVIYTGMLDRLFDYCYGELPYRSIHLEFETINKIWFQDAATVNYPNDYDFTRITEFKHIHAAKSQKTVILKEFPCLHVKNKTEPYYPFFTQNAQALYACYANHAKQYPNLLLLGRLAEYKYYDMDDVVEKALQTATRVEK; from the coding sequence ATGGCTGATGTGATTATCGCAGGCGCTGGACTTGCGGGGAGTGTTAGTGCGCGGGTGTTGGCCGAAAAAGGAGCACATGTCCTTGTGCTAGAAGAACGGTCGCACATCGGCGGAAACTGTTACGATGTGCTTTCCCCTGAGGGCATTCGTGTGCACCAGTACGGGCCCCATTTGTTTCACACTTCCAATGAAGACGTTTGGGACTTTCTTTCGCGCTTTACCCAATGGACGCCTTACGAGCACAAAGTCAAAGCCCACATCAACGGCGTTAATGCTCCCTTGCCGTTTAATTTCAACAGCTTGCGCGTGCTTTTTCCGCCCCAAGAGGCGCAAAAGTTTATTGATGCCCTTTTGGGCCACTATGCGCCCAACACCAAAGTGGCTATTTTGGAACTTAAACAACACCCCAATCCACTGCTGCAAAAACTGGCTGATTTTGTGTATGAAAAGGTATTTGTGGGCTACACGGCCAAACAATGGGGAATCAGGCCCGAAGAGCTTGATGGCGCTGTTACGGCGCGCGTGCCTGTTTTTGTGGGGGAAGACGACAGATACTTCAATGACACCTTCCAAGCCGTCCCCAAAGAGGGCTATGCAAAACTATTTGAAAATCTTTTGAATCACCCCAACATTACCCTCAAACTTGCAACCCCTTTTGTATTTGACCCCGCATCTTCCATGCGAGTGATTTACACAGGAATGCTTGACAGGTTGTTTGATTATTGTTATGGGGAACTTCCTTATCGAAGCATCCATCTGGAGTTTGAAACAATCAACAAAATATGGTTTCAAGATGCTGCCACTGTAAACTACCCAAACGATTATGATTTTACACGCATCACGGAGTTTAAACACATCCATGCCGCCAAAAGCCAAAAAACGGTGATTTTAAAAGAGTTTCCATGTTTACATGTAAAGAACAAAACTGAACCTTACTATCCGTTTTTCACCCAGAACGCACAAGCGCTTTACGCGTGCTATGCCAACCACGCAAAACAATACCCCAACCTCCTCCTCCTAGGAAGATTGGCTGAATATAAGTACTACGACATGGACGATGTGGTGGAGAAAGCTTTGCAAACAGCAACAAGGGTGGAAAAATGA